GTTTTCAGTTATAATGTGCCAGCTTGGTACAAATACTTTCCAGCCTTCATTATGAATTCCGGTAAAGTAAACAAGCTCGATTTTCTCAAGCGTAGTACCGATACCAGGTAGCAACACAGCTTCTTCTGCTTTTAGACCTTTTTCTACTTTTTCTTGTTTATTAACGTCCATTTTCGTCAGTCGATAACTCGCAATATTACCGCTGTCATCAGGAATTAACTCAATGAGTCCGGTCAAATTGTTTCCGGCGACATTTTCACTAAAATAAAACGGAACACGGTCCAACTGTTGTCTAAAAACAAAGATATTGCGTTCCTGATCGTGCTTCCAGTACACGTAGTCTTCAGCATCAGGTATGTTCGCATCAACAAAATGTTCAAGTTGTGATGTGAGATCTCCACTCTCAGCGTTTATTGAATACGGCTTCTTCAGCTTCGCACTCATCACATTCTCTTCCTCTGATTCTATTGTAAGTTCCTGATTAGA
This Pseudalkalibacillus berkeleyi DNA region includes the following protein-coding sequences:
- the yycI gene encoding two-component system regulatory protein YycI — encoded protein: MDWKNIKTIFIFTFLILNLYLGTEFNNKVNPDLDVLNPETQEKLEDIQYSGKLPKIENKKISMISSTSKKFTEEDIDEFLNKNSNQELTIESEEENVMSAKLKKPYSINAESGDLTSQLEHFVDANIPDAEDYVYWKHDQERNIFVFRQQLDRVPFYFSENVAGNNLTGLIELIPDDSGNIASYRLTKMDVNKQEKVEKGLKAEEAVLLPGIGTTLEKIELVYFTGIHNEGWKVFVPSWHIITENGEWMVDVTNSTEVTKLDEKTESEVD